In Phaenicophaeus curvirostris isolate KB17595 chromosome 30, BPBGC_Pcur_1.0, whole genome shotgun sequence, the genomic window tctcccctcagcctcctcttctccagcctaaacccccccagctctctcagccgctcctcttcttctccagccccctcaccagctccattgctcttctctggactcgctccagagcctcaacatccttcttgtggggagggcccagaactgaccccaggattcgaggagcggtctccccagggccgagtccagagggagaagaacctccctggccctgctggccacgccgggtctgatccaagccaagatgcccttggccttcttggccccctgggcccctgctggctcctgttcaaccaacccccccaggtccttctcctccaggcactttccagccagacttctcctaggctggagctgctcagggttgttgtaccccaagGGCAAGACCCGgcctttggcctcgttaaccctcctgccgttggtctcagcccatggatccagcctgttcagatccctttggagcctcctgaccctccagcagatccagcttccacccagcttagtgtcctccccaaacttgctcagggtgcccttgatgcctccatccaggtcattgataaagacattgaacaggagccagcactgagccctggggacatcactcggaactggcctccagctggagttaactccgtTTTAGTCCCTGTGTGGGTTGGTGGCCACGGGCAAGCAGACCCTCGCTCAAACCAGCCTTCCCGGCAGGAGGAAGAAGGTTCGGAGCGTGCCCTGACGGAGGAGGAGATCACAGCGGCCGCCGAGGCCTGGGATCGCGGTTCTGCAGCCCTGCCCAAGCCTTGGCAGCCGCAGAAACCTGTGTGAGTCCCGAGGTGACACGAGGGCTGTCCCGGCCCACCGAGGGGCCTGGCAGGGGGTGTCCAGGCTGAGCTCGTGTTGTTGTGGGCTTGGGGTGACCCTGTGGCTCGTCGTGCCCGCTCTGAGCGCCCCTGTCCCTGCCAGGCTGCCCGTGGAGGGCATGAGGAACGTCCTCATCACCAGCGCTCTGCCCTACGTCAACAACGTCCCCCACCTCGGCAACATCATCGGCTGCGTCCTCAGTGCCGACGCCTTCGCCAGGTGAGACCTGGGGGAGGATCTTCGGGGGGGTTGTAGGGTCCCCAAAATCCTGCAGGGGGTGTCACGGGGTCCCTCCTGCAGGTACTGCCGCCTGCGGAACTGGAACACGCTCTACGTGTGCGGCACGGACGAGTACGGCACGGCCACCGAGACCAAGGCAGTGGAAGAGGGCTTGACGCCCCAGGAGATTTGCGACAAGTACAACGCCATCCACGCCGACATCTACCGCTGGTTCGACATCTCCTTCGACTTCTTCGGCCGCACCACCACGCCGTCTCAGACCAGGTGAGCGGCCGCGTCCCACGGGGACTCGCCCGAAGGGATGAAACGTTGAGGGGAACATCACAATGCCTGCTTGAGGGTGTTCTGGACTCTCCTGGCTGACTGAGGCCACCCCCTTCGTCTTCCTCTTCCATCCCAGGATTGCCCAGGACATCTTCCAGCGCCTCCTGGCCCGCGGTTTCCTGCTGGAGGACACGGTGGAGCAGCTGCGATGCGAGGACTGCCAACGGTTTTTGGCCGACCGCTTTGTGGAGGGCACCTGCCCTTTCTGCAGCTACGAAGAGGCCCGGGGCGACCAGTGTGATAAATGTGGCAAACTCATCAATGCTGTGGAGCTGAAGGTGGGTTGGGATCCTGCTGGGGACCACCCCACGGCCCCAGGACCACCCCACGGCTCCCTCCAACCtgcatttttcctccttccagaAACCTCAGTGCAAGCTCTGCAAGAGCGTCCCTGTGGTGAAGCCCAGCCGGCACCTTTTCCTGGATCTACCCAAGGTGAGCTTCATCCCTGGGGATCTGGGGAGGGAATGGGGACCCCGCTGGTGCCACCTGACCCCCACCACGGTTGTCCCGCAGCTGGAGGAGCGGCTGGAATCCTGGCTGGAGAAATCCTGGGCCGCGGGGGACTGGACGGCCAACGCTCGCTACATCACTCGCTCCTGGATTCGCGATGGGCTCAAACCTCGCTGCATCACCCGTGATTTGAAGTGGGGAACGCCGGTGCCCCTCGACGGCTTCCGCGACAAGGTGGGGCCTGCAGGCGGCGTCTGGCGTAGAACCTTGGAATCGCTGAGGTTGGGAACGgcctccaagctcatccagcccgACCCCACCCTGCCAGccaaaccctgtccccaagggcCACGGCCGAAcggttttgaacccctccagggatggagactctgcCAGGGTTTGACAACACTTCCCATGGAGAAATGTTccaaatatccaatctaaacctcccctggcgcaacctGAGGCCGTTTCCTCCCATCCTGTCACTTCGTACTGGGAAGAAGAGCCCTAAttccctttcctcttgtcccatcacttaattgagagaagagcccagcacccacctcgccacaacctttccaggagctgcagagagcgatgaggtctcccctcagcctcctccagaccaAACTCCCCCAagatccctcagctgctcctagaACCGCTGGGCTCCAGACCTTTCCCCAGTCCCATTCCCTTCTCAGGACCCACTCCAGGAACTCGATGTCCCCCATACCCTCTCCGAGGGTCCCTGTTCACCCATCACTCCTCCCCTCAGGTGTTTTATGTCTGGTTTGATGCTCCCATCGGCTACTTATCCATCACGGCCAACTACacggagcactgggagaggtggTGGAAGAACCCAGAGCAGGTAGGAACCCAGCGATGCCGTGAGACGGaagcagggatggagctgggaccCCACGATCCAGTCCTGTCCCCACCGCTGCTCCCCGACAGGTCGAGCTCTACAACTTCATGGCCAAGGACAACGTCCCCTTCCATAGCGTCATCTTCCCCTGCTCGCTTCTGGGCACCGAGGACAACTACACCCTGGTGAACCACCTCATTGCTACAGGTACTGAGGGGAACCAGGGACTGAGGCATCTCCGCGCTTTCCTGCTACCCCGGGAACAGCTCAGTCTGTCCCTCATGGGCACAAAACAGCAGTTGCCCTTTTGGAACCCCCTTGAGCTCAGGATTTTGGTGACATCCTTGCGTTGTGGGGCTGTTCCCTGCCCAGATCCATGCTTGGACCCCACCCTGGGGCCTCTCCTGCCCGGGAAGTGTTGGGATACACCAAGGTCTCTCCTGCCTTTCCCAGAATACCTGAACTACGAGGACGGGAAGTTTTCCAAGAGCCGCGGCGTGGGAGTGTTTGGGGACATGGCCAAGGACACGGGCATCCCCGCCGACATCTGGCGCTTCTACCTGCTGTACGTGCGGCCCGAGGGGCAGGACAGCGCCTTCTCCTGGAGCGACCTCATGCTCAAGAACAACTCGGAGCTGCTCAACAACCTGGGCAACTTCATCAACAGGTCTTGGCTTTAAATCGGAGGCGGGGAGAAGATTGAGAGTAGAcgttaggaaggaatttttcatGATGACGggggtgagaccctggcccgggttgcccagagcagtggtggctgccccttccctggaggggttcaaggccaggttggatggggcttggagcccctggtccagtgggaggtgtccctgctcatggcaggagtggaactggatgggctttgaggtccctcccaacccaaaccattccagaatTCTGGGTTTTTCTGGTGAGCCACGGGCTGTCCCACACTCTTCTCATTCCTgctcctttcatagaatcatagaagcaccaagttggaaaggacccactggatcattgagtccaaccattcccagctccctcctctccacaacctcctctcagggagttgcagagagcaatgaggtctcccctcagcctcctcttctccaggctaaacccccccagctctctcagccgctcctcttcttctccagccccctcaccaccttcattgctcttctctggactcgctccagagcctcaacatccttcttgtggggaggggcccagaactgaccccaggattcgaggagcggtctccccagggccgagtccagagggagaagaacctccctggccctgctggccacgccgggtctgatccaagccaagatgcccttggccttcttggccccctgggcccctgctggctcctgttcaaccaacccccccaggtccttctcctccaggcactttccagccagacttctcctaggctggagctgctcagggttgttgtgccccaagtgcaggacctgccatttggcctcgttaaacctccaGCCGGAGTTAagtccatttcccaccactctctggggcctccatccaaccagtttttcaccTCAGAGATCGTTCTCCTGCCCAGGCCAGATGCTGACACTTTCTCTCCCCCAGAGCCGGGATGTTCGTGTGCAAGTTCTTTGGTGGCGCCGTTCCTGACATGATCCTGACGCCGGACGACAAGCGTCTCCTGGCCCGCGTCACCTTGGAGCTGCGCCAGTACCACCAGCTGCTGGAGAAAGTGCGGTGAGTGGCTGGAACACATGAATGCAGCAGCTGGAGGGTTTGGACCACCTGGAGGgttgaggagcggctgagagagctggggttgtttatcctggagaagaggaggctgaggggagacctcattgctctctgcaactccctgagaggaggttgtggagaggagggagctgggctcttctcccaagggacaggggacaggacgagagggaatggcctcaagctccaccaggggagggtcaggctggacatcaggaaaaaaattttcacagaaagggtgattggtccctgtccgaggctgcccagggagggggttgagtccccttccctggaggggtttaagggccgggtggacgaggtgctgagagacatgggttagtgattgatgggaatggttggactcgatgatccggtgggtctcttccaacctggtgactctatgatctttgcttttcatccaccagcatccgCGACGCCCTGAGATGCATCCTCAGCATCTCTCGCCACGGCAACCAATACATCCAGGTGAACGAGCCCTGGAAGCGGATCAAGGGGGACGAAGAGGACAGGtaggcagggatggggatggatgggatggggatgggagctGGGAATAACGGAGCGTTTCGCCCCCACAGGCAGCGTGCGGGCACGGTGACGGGTGTGGCGGTGAACATGGCGTCGCTGCTGGCCGTGATGGTGCAGCCGTACATGCCCAGCGTCAGCCTGGACATCCAGAGGCAGCTCCGCATCCCCCCGGAATGCTGCGTCCTCAGCCACAACTTCACCTGCACCCTCCCCGCCGGGCACCGCGTGGGCACCGTAGGTGGGGGGGGAAAATCGGGAATGGCTGGACCCCTGAGGGTGGGAAACCCAGGAAAACCTGCCCCACAACAGTGACCCTTCTTCTTTTCCCGGCTCCAGGTGAGCCCCCTTTTCCAGAAGCTGGAGAACGACCAGGTTGAAGCCCTGCGCAAGCGCTTCGGGGGGGGACAGGTGAGTGGGGGCCACGAGGCACCTTGCTGCCCTCCGCCCTCAGTAcctccctccttctctgctttttttcctctccttcctcactcGCTGTCTCCTTTCCAGCCTGCAGACCTGCCTGCAGAGCCTCAGGTAACCCTGCACGGTCTGGGGGGGCCGCAGCAGCCCCCCCCTCAGCAGATCCTGCCTGCGAGCAGGGCTCacacctccttctcctcttgccCCCAGGCCAAacagagccccccagccccagaggCGCCGGGTGATCCGCAGCTGATCCAGGAGCTGACAGAGGAGGTGGCCAAGCAGGTGACCCTCATTTCCAGCCCCCTCCTACATGTACCTCCCCCTCCAAACTctcatcctcctctttcctgcctgtaccccccaaaaaaaacccttcttgCACCCCCTTTCCTACCTGTACCCCCTCAAACTCATCACTCCTTCTCCCTGTACTCCCCAAACCCTCATccctccccctttttctccctgtacccccccaaaaccctcattTCCAGCCCCCTCCTACTTCTATCTCCTCCTCCAAACCCTcatctccctcctctttccTGCCTGTCCACCCCCAAACTCAtcaatcctcctcctccctgtcccccccaaaccctcattccccccaaaaccctcaccGCTCCCCTCTTTGCTGCCTGTACACCCTGAAACCcatccccccttctcctccctgccccccaccAAACCCTcattgcccccccaaaccctcattTCCTTGCCCCCTGTCCCTCAGGGCAACCTGGTGCGGCAGCTGAAAGCCACCAAGGCCGAGAAAGCCCAGGTGGACACCGAGGTGGCCAAGCTGCTGGAGCTGAAGAAGCAGCTCGCGGTAGCCGAGGGGAAAAGCCCCGAAGTCCCAGTGCCCAAGGGGAAGCGGAAGAAGTAGAAGCCACCACATCAGGAGGCGCCGCAGCGAGCTCGTGGGTTACATGCGTGTATGTAATAAAAACGCGAGAACTGTACAATCGCTTGGGGAAGAggcgccccccccacccctggcCGCCTCAGTCTGTGCCAGGGGGACAAGCCCCCCAAGTTCCAGGTTGCCCCGTGGCCGCGGGGCAGCGCAGGTTGACGATGCGCTCGATGAGAGCCGCCCGCGTGCGCTGCACCTCGGCGCTGAGCCTCCCGATCTCCTCGCGCAGCCGCGCGTTCTGGGCCGTCAGCTCCTGCACCCGCTGCTCGTTGGCTTGTTGGCGCCGCTTGGCCACCTCTTTGCTAGCCACGGGGCCACCGCATCTCCTCCTCTTGGTTCTGCAGCCCGCGACCCCCtcgtcctcctcttcctccgcTGCTGCTGGGGGGACCCCGCTGCGTGCTGAGCCCTCGGGggcctcctgcagctccagcagctccgcAGCCAGCGCAGCGTCCAGCTCGCAGCCCCCTGTGCCGCCGGCCGAGCCCCACGGGGCCtttggagagaggaagggggGGAGCAGGCCCCATGTCAGCCCCCCCCCTCCAGCTTGACGGGGGTCCCCGCTATCCCTCAGCCCCACTCCAAGGCGAGGAGGCACCCCCCAACTCCTCATCCCCACCCCATGAGGGGCTGCCCTGATCCCCCTCCCGTTATAGCCTCACTCCGCACTCCCCCAAAGTCAGGGggtgccccccaactcctctgCATCCCCCTAATGGAAGGGGGGTGCCCCCCCAACTCCTGATCTCTACCCTGAGGGGCTGCTGTGATCCCCCTCCCCGTTAGCCGCACTCAGCACTCCCCCAACGTAAGGGggtgccccccaactcctctaCACCCCCTCAAAGTGAGGGGgagccccccaactcctcccccccaccccgtgagGGGCTGCCCTGATGCCTCTCTCCCCATTAGCCTCAGTCATCACTCCCTGAAAATAAGGGGGTGCCCCCCCCgacccctctgcaccccccccAAATTGAAGGGGTGCCCCCAggcctgcccccccccccccctcacctgctCAGccccccagggcaggggggttccgccaggctctgctgccagcacctccTCCAGGTCCTGGTACCAGGCTTCCAGCTCCCAGCCGGGCAGGGCGCTGGGGGGGCCCCCCGGGGGGAGCCCCTCGGCTGCCATCGTCACCTCCAGGCCAGcgaggggctgcggggcggggggggacacACAAAGTCAGGCtaggacaccccccccccatcacCATCTCTGGGTCACCGCACCCCGCGAGGGGCcggatcccccccccccaaccccccttaCCTGCTCTCAGGTGTGGTGGTCGATGAGGACACACTTTCTCCTGGatccctggggaggggggagcagcACAGGGTAAGGAtttgccccccaccccaaagcGATaaaggggggggggtcccggggagctcagcgcccccccccccgccccccccaagTCCTTTGGGGGACACGTCGGATGGGACCAACACCCTGGGGGCCCCCCCGAACGGCTCCATCACCGCCTCCTCCCCGTCCCAGCTGCCCCCCCCAGCGTTTTTTCGGGtgctccccttccccaccccccctccccgctcccagGCTGTATTCGGGGCTGCTCCCCCatttttccctccccccccccactgAAACGGCTCCAGCACCgcctcctccctgtcccagcAGCCAACCCAGCGACCCCCCCACCTTTCCCGGCTGCACTGGAGGCTGCTCCCCCGATGCCCCCCTCCCTCGAACGGCTCCATCAggcccccccaaagcccccccccccccccccccgcaccttCCCGGGCGGCCCCGGCTCCCCCCGGCCCGTCCCCGCTCCGCGCTCCGGCTCCATCCTCGCTCGCATCGTCCCGCCGACTGCGCTCCCGCCGCGCCCCCGCGCCCCTTTTAAAGCCTCCGCTCCGCATGACGCAACCACCGGAAGCGccgcggccaatgggagcgcggagCGCGGCGACGGGCGGGGCCTCCCGACCAATGGGAGCGCGGAgagcggcggggggcggggcttgcGGGTGctggcggggggcggggccgggcggggcgcGCGCGGATGATGCAATGGCGGGAAAGCGGCCCCGCCCGGagccccccagtgctcccagtaacccccccaGAACcgcccccggtgcccccccagtgcttcCAGTATCCCCAGTAccctccccagagcccccagtaccctccccagtgctcccagtgctcccagtgcccccagttcccacTCCCAGTGCCCGcagagccctcccagtgctcccagtaccctccccagtgctcccagtgctcccagtgcccccagttcccacTCCCAGTGCCCGcagagccctcccagtgctcccagtaccctccctgaccccccccaatGCCCGTACAGCCCCCCcaagtgctcccagtgcccccagttcccacTCCCAGTGCCCGCAGAggccccccagtgctcccagtatcacCCTCAGTGCCCTCAGTACCCCTAGAGcccccagttcccacccccagcgctcccagtgccccccagtgtcctccccagtgctcccagtaccccccccagtgctcccagtgcctccatgCCTCTTCCCAAGGTGttcccagtgccccaccacAGCCCCACATTCCTGGgtccccctgctccccatcaCCCCACACCTGGGGGTCCCATTACCCCATTTCCCTACACTTGGGGGTCACAGCCCCCCCTCTTACCCCACATAtgggggtctcagccccccATTACCCCACACCTGGGGGTCCCATTGCCCCATTACCCCACACttgggggtctcagccccccATTACCCCACACTTGGGGGTAACAGCCCCCCATTTCCCAACACTTTGGGGGTCCCATTACCCCACACCTGGGGGTCACAGTCCCCCATTTCCCCACACCTGGAGGTCCCATTGCCCCATTACTCCACACTTTGAGGGTCACAGCCCCCCATTTCCCAACACTTTGGGGGTCCCATTACCCCACACCTGGGGGTCCCATTGCCCCATTTCCCCACACCTGGGGGGTCACAGCCCCCCATTACCCCACACCTGGGGGTcccattgcccccccccccaaatcccaacaCGTCCGCACTGGGGGCTGAGCCGTTTATTGgggtgaactgggagggggggatcagagctgggggggggggggcacatcCTGAGGTGCTGTACaagctgggggcggggggggggggcacaattcccggggggggggggtcagggattgtgggggggctgcgggggggccCCTCACTTCTGCAGGCGCTTTATGCGGGCGTCGATGTCAGCAAAGTTGTCCTCGACGATGGCCAAATTCTCCTTGAGGGTCTTCTGGACCTGGGGGGGGGATGGACAGGGGGgtcaggaggggaaaaagggggggggcaggatgggggaagGTGGTTCAGGGGGGCTCTTGCGGGGGGCAGGATGGGGTAGGGGGTCTAGGGGGGGTGAAAGGGGTGATAAGGGGGGAAGTTGGGGGGGACAGAAGGCGTCTGGGGGGGTTAGGATGGGGtagggggttcaggggggatccagggggctcaggatggggcaggggggtctttaggggttcaggggggctcttggggggggtcaggatggggcagggggtctAGGGGGGGGTGAAAGGGGTGATAAGGGGGGGTTAGGGAAAGTCAAGGGGggtagaaggggtctggggggcgtTAGGATGGGGAACggggggggtcaggatggggCAGGAGGTTCAGGGGGGCTTCTTGGGGAGGTCAAGGCTTctggggggttcaggggggctcttgggggggtcaggatggggCAGGGGTTCTAGGGGGGGCTGAAAGGGGTGATaaggggggggttgggggagtcAGGGGGGAGCGGAAGGCCTCTGGGGGGTTAGGATGGGGtagggggttcagggggggctcttgagggggtcaggatggggcaggggttctaggggggctgaAAGGGGCGagaagggggttttgggggtgtcccGGGGGGGGGTCACCTCGGCCAGCAGCACGGCGTTGTCCCTGAGCGCCCCCGCGATCTCCTGCTGCGTGGTGTCCAGGTGCACCAGCACCTGCCCGAACTGGgcggctggggggggggaaaaggagaaaactggggtgtcagggaccccccccaaaccccacacaTGGGGGTCTcgtgccccatagcccccccccccagcccctcaccctgCTCGTGCAGGTCCCGCAGCGTCAC contains:
- the MARS1 gene encoding methionine--tRNA ligase, cytoplasmic isoform X3; translated protein: MRLRVAGGDPAAVKVLAAAGAAAAPVQLEWGGAGAGGGAGGPCGPVLELRSGTRLFSANAICQFFFLARGEEPTDLTNQWLEWEATELQPAASAALYSQLVRGKKGPEGVEALGPLLAHMEQSLRRRGAAFLAGDTESVADVVVWGTLFPVLQDETSLPSELQALRTWFHHMTLSEACRKAADSILTPEALLEFKSYLQKQPPPCPAMEKATSNEPEEEEGSERALTEEEITAAAEAWDRGSAALPKPWQPQKPVLPVEGMRNVLITSALPYVNNVPHLGNIIGCVLSADAFARYCRLRNWNTLYVCGTDEYGTATETKAVEEGLTPQEICDKYNAIHADIYRWFDISFDFFGRTTTPSQTRIAQDIFQRLLARGFLLEDTVEQLRCEDCQRFLADRFVEGTCPFCSYEEARGDQCDKCGKLINAVELKKPQCKLCKSVPVVKPSRHLFLDLPKLEERLESWLEKSWAAGDWTANARYITRSWIRDGLKPRCITRDLKWGTPVPLDGFRDKVFYVWFDAPIGYLSITANYTEHWERWWKNPEQVELYNFMAKDNVPFHSVIFPCSLLGTEDNYTLVNHLIATEYLNYEDGKFSKSRGVGVFGDMAKDTGIPADIWRFYLLYVRPEGQDSAFSWSDLMLKNNSELLNNLGNFINRAGMFVCKFFGGAVPDMILTPDDKRLLARVTLELRQYHQLLEKVRIRDALRCILSISRHGNQYIQVNEPWKRIKGDEEDRQRAGTVTGVAVNMASLLAVMVQPYMPSVSLDIQRQLRIPPECCVLSHNFTCTLPAGHRVGTVGEPPFPEAGERPG
- the MARS1 gene encoding methionine--tRNA ligase, cytoplasmic isoform X2, with the translated sequence MRLRVAGGDPAAVKVLAAAGAAAAPVQLEWGGAGAGGGAGGPCGPVLELRSGTRLFSANAICQFFFLARGEEPTDLTNQWLEWEATELQPAASAALYSQLVRGKKGPEGVEALGPLLAHMEQSLRRRGAAFLAGDTESVADVVVWGTLFPVLQDETSLPSELQALRTWFHHMTLSEACRKAADSILTPEALLEFKSYLQKQPPPCPAMEKATSNEPEEEEGSERALTEEEITAAAEAWDRGSAALPKPWQPQKPVLPVEGMRNVLITSALPYVNNVPHLGNIIGCVLSADAFARYCRLRNWNTLYVCGTDEYGTATETKAVEEGLTPQEICDKYNAIHADIYRWFDISFDFFGRTTTPSQTRIAQDIFQRLLARGFLLEDTVEQLRCEDCQRFLADRFVEGTCPFCSYEEARGDQCDKCGKLINAVELKKPQCKLCKSVPVVKPSRHLFLDLPKLEERLESWLEKSWAAGDWTANARYITRSWIRDGLKPRCITRDLKWGTPVPLDGFRDKVFYVWFDAPIGYLSITANYTEHWERWWKNPEQVELYNFMAKDNVPFHSVIFPCSLLGTEDNYTLVNHLIATEYLNYEDGKFSKSRGVGVFGDMAKDTGIPADIWRFYLLYVRPEGQDSAFSWSDLMLKNNSELLNNLGNFINRAGMFVCKFFGGAVPDMILTPDDKRLLARVTLELRQYHQLLEKVRIRDALRCILSISRHGNQYIQVNEPWKRIKGDEEDRQRAGTVTGVAVNMASLLAVMVQPYMPSVSLDIQRQLRIPPECCVLSHNFTCTLPAGHRVGTVSPLFQKLENDQVEALRKRFGGGQAKQSPPAPEAPGDPQLIQELTEEVAKQGNLVRQLKATKAEKAQVDTEVAKLLELKKQLAVAEGKSPEVPVPKGKRKK
- the DDIT3 gene encoding DNA damage-inducible transcript 3 protein encodes the protein MAAEGLPPGGPPSALPGWELEAWYQDLEEVLAAEPGGTPLPWGAEQAPWGSAGGTGGCELDAALAAELLELQEAPEGSARSGVPPAAAEEEEDEGVAGCRTKRRRCGGPVASKEVAKRRQQANEQRVQELTAQNARLREEIGRLSAEVQRTRAALIERIVNLRCPAATGQPGTWGACPPGTD
- the MARS1 gene encoding methionine--tRNA ligase, cytoplasmic isoform X1, whose amino-acid sequence is MRLRVAGGDPAAVKVLAAAGAAAAPVQLEWGGAGAGGGAGGPCGPVLELRSGTRLFSANAICQFFFLARGEEPTDLTNQWLEWEATELQPAASAALYSQLVRGKKGPEGVEALGPLLAHMEQSLRRRGAAFLAGDTESVADVVVWGTLFPVLQDETSLPSELQALRTWFHHMTLSEACRKAADSILTPEALLEFKSYLQKQPPPCPAMEKATSNEPEEEEGSERALTEEEITAAAEAWDRGSAALPKPWQPQKPVLPVEGMRNVLITSALPYVNNVPHLGNIIGCVLSADAFARYCRLRNWNTLYVCGTDEYGTATETKAVEEGLTPQEICDKYNAIHADIYRWFDISFDFFGRTTTPSQTRIAQDIFQRLLARGFLLEDTVEQLRCEDCQRFLADRFVEGTCPFCSYEEARGDQCDKCGKLINAVELKKPQCKLCKSVPVVKPSRHLFLDLPKLEERLESWLEKSWAAGDWTANARYITRSWIRDGLKPRCITRDLKWGTPVPLDGFRDKVFYVWFDAPIGYLSITANYTEHWERWWKNPEQVELYNFMAKDNVPFHSVIFPCSLLGTEDNYTLVNHLIATEYLNYEDGKFSKSRGVGVFGDMAKDTGIPADIWRFYLLYVRPEGQDSAFSWSDLMLKNNSELLNNLGNFINRAGMFVCKFFGGAVPDMILTPDDKRLLARVTLELRQYHQLLEKVRIRDALRCILSISRHGNQYIQVNEPWKRIKGDEEDRQRAGTVTGVAVNMASLLAVMVQPYMPSVSLDIQRQLRIPPECCVLSHNFTCTLPAGHRVGTVSPLFQKLENDQVEALRKRFGGGQPADLPAEPQAKQSPPAPEAPGDPQLIQELTEEVAKQGNLVRQLKATKAEKAQVDTEVAKLLELKKQLAVAEGKSPEVPVPKGKRKK